A stretch of DNA from Malus sylvestris chromosome 9, drMalSylv7.2, whole genome shotgun sequence:
atcttgcgactgtgggcgaggaaggaacatgtctcggccttcggattctagagcctgaagacaagactGCTaattctgcgaagttcaatatcaaattcggctttcaatgtgccgaatgtagtaacttgtatcacctcactttgccgagcaggctaatgagatgacctctgccaataaggattcgaaaatccttctcaacagagacttggatagataaccaatcgGCCTCGACgtaatgctgtttatccaaactgaaggtgctccgtaatcggctgattctatggcaacagtgttgtttatccaaattgaagatgttcgccgattaccttcacaatgctgtttatccaaactgaatatgtgttggcgaaaaagaaaataaaaatctcaagatgtttgagaggtttcgcgtagagcgagggtttatgcatggcagtttgtgtgttgagttgaagGTCTTTTGTTGTTGCACAACCACTCATATTTATAAAGATATGCATGCTTGACGTGGCTTGATAATTTTGTAGAGTTCCACTGCAACTCTAATTCGTGGAATTGAAATTGGTCCACATAAAAAACCAAGGCATATCCTTCAAACAAAGCCATGAGATTTGTTCCAAGACTTTTCAAACCTAATAAAAGTCCATGTAGGCTTATCACATCACAGTTCTAGCCCACCTAGGCTTCCTTCATCAAAAACCCATCAGTAGCCATGCTTTATATGATAATCAAAACACTATAAAAAAAGGGCTTAGCCTACTAGGTTCCTTGTGTCATCATTATCCAAGACCATTATTTTCCTTTATCCCATTATTCCACGTGGTTCTGCATGCAAATCCATTCAAATATGAAACTGTGTAACTGACTAGATATCAAGCTGCATGGCAAGCCTTCCATGACTCTTTGTACTGCCGATTAATTGTAAGGGGTTGGCAAGCAGTCAGTTGTACAATCTCCTTTAATTTCTCCACAACCTGATAAAACCCTTAATTATCTACAATAAAATCCTACGCGTATCTCTGCAAGTTTTAAGGATATTTTCAAGATAATTACTACGATTAAAATCAATAGTAATGCcaacaaaattatcttaacGGTCTAAAGCCATACCCATTTAACGGCCTTGATACCACGGACCGATGGTGtaaaattgggtccaaacacaCATACAATAATATGACATGTGAATTACGTTTATtgatatttataaaattttctaAACACGTATAATATTGAAGAGATGGAGGAGAGGATAGGTTCAAAGAAGGGAACGTGTGGCGGAAACACTAACCTACCTAATCCACGATTCTGTTGGCTTCTCCGACTCTGACATAATTTCCAAATCCTCTCACTTCCATTCAACCTCTTCTTCCTCAATCTATTTCCAAAATTCCTAGTACCAACAAATTCTTATATTATCCACCCTAATCGTgtttgtttatcgtatatcgtgctaTCAGTTTTCGTCAattactattcatatttaatttaaaataaaaatatttaaaatgatttatggtcGCACAATGTACAATGAATGAATATTGTTTAAGAATGATCTCATTCTTATCCACCACCACATGACATGATAGCCGTTTTACATTTGTCACCACATCAATCGCTGGCCTGACctcataaaaacaaaagaaatatcaTCACGATCAAATCGTTGGTCCCACAAATAATCCTCATTTAGAAAGATTTTTTAACGTGTTGAAATACAGCCTGCCACAtcaaatattattatataaataattaaatatttaaaaataataattttgaacCACTTAAATTATAACACTTATTGTATCAAACCGTATTTCTGCTTATGGAAATTTTTTTCCATCCATCGGTATCCAGATGCAAATCCAATGAAGGGTAAATGGTAAAAGGAGGCAGCTCTCTCTCAATGATATCCTGTCTGACTTCACATTCAGCGTTTGTTCATCTTCCTCGGAGAGCATTTCTTCAAAGGAAAGCTCTCCCAACCAGAAAATCATAGAAATTAAATATCCATATAATTCAATCTCTTCTTCCACACTCcaggaaaacaataaaaaacaaaaagaggagGGAGGGACAAGAGAGAAAATAAGGAGAGATGGGAAGGGCATTTGTTTATGTTATTCTGGGAGGAGGGGTGGCTGCTGGGTATGCAGCTCTTGAATTCACCAAGAGAGGCATCTCCCATGGTGAACTCTGCATCATTTCTGAAGAATCAGTGAGTTCTTTTTTcttcatgcatatatatatatatatgtatgtatgtatgtgcaATTTGCAAGatttagttttgtgtttttattttattttgtattttatgatAAGACAGGAAAAGATACATGAATTCTTATATTATTTCAAATTCTAGGATTTGGGTTTGTATTGAAACATTGTTTAGCGTGTGAGGACGTGGAGAGTTGTCCTGCATCAGAAAGTTAAGCAAACTTTgcattgccaattggttttgggattggaatttttttttagctGATTGGATTGAACAATGTAAACCGTTGGACCAACGATTACGAACCCCCTCACATAAGTGACATGGAATCGTATTGCTTTGCATAATTTTCGAAAACATGAGTGAAACACTTTGAGGGCGAGGCCTTGGGACAACGGAAAGGTTGCTCCTTTGTGACCAAAAGGTCACTGGTTCGAGTTGTGGAAATAGCCTGTTTGCAAAGCAAGGATAAGGCTGTCTACTATAGAGTATAGACGTTCCCCCAATCCTCGCAAAGCCTGGTTGGTTTGGAGTCGCCATTTTCATGAACCAACTTGTAACATAAGCGATCAATTCTGTGAAAGTAAATTCCATGATTCGGGAGATTCAACGGTTGCGATTATATCTTTTTCAGGTTCCACCTTATGAGAGACCTGCTTTAAGCAAAGGCTTTCTACTTCCAGAAGGTATATAATGTTTCTATATCACAGACATTAGACATCAATGTTTGGCTGCCGTATTAGAGACATGCCTTCAGCAAATGCTTTCTCATCATTGATGTTAGTTACTTCCCACATATCTCTTTCTGAAATTCTGCATTGAATTAATTCTTGCAAATTGTGTTCATGTGCAGCGCCTGCACGCCTTCCATCGTTTCATACTTGTGTTGGTGCTAATGAGGAAAGGTTAACTCCAGAGTGGTATAAGGAGCATGGTATGCATCTATGACGTCTTGCTTCTTTAACTTTATATGCTAACAGGAATCATAGGGGGtggtatttttttgtttgtgcttTCCGTAATCACTTTTGGTAAAAACCGTGGTGCTTTAACTGAAATATAATTGTTATCTTCTTCTTTATAGGGATCGAATTAGTTATCGGAACTCAAGTGAAGTCTGTTGATGTGAGACGCAAGACACTACTGACAGGATCTGGAGAGACTATAAGTTACAAAGTTCTCATCATTGCAACAGGGGCTCGGGTATTGAAACTgatcttattttactttttgcttttcttgctGTGTATGTTCTGTCATTGCTAAAAGAAGTATAACGGAAAATTTTAAATACAATATAAGCAATATTGATGTACCGCGAATTCAAGTAAACGAGTAACAAAACCTGATTGAGGAGTTAAAATGTTGTTGTAGACCTGTAAAGTGCTAATTACCTTTTCTACAGCTGTGTTAATGTGGTTGCATCGGACATTATTTTCAGACTATAGAACGCTGTTAGTTTAAGGGGCATTTCCGAAGTAAAGGATGCTAAGGAAAATTCACTTTCTCCATTTAATGGATATGTGTTTGTGTGTCGAAAATAGGCACTGAAGCTGGAAGAATTTGGAGTCAAGGGATCAGATTCTGGAAATGTGTGTTATTTACGAGATTTGGCTGATGCCAATAGACTTGTAGACTTGATGGAATCTTCGTCTGGCGGGAATGCTATTGTCATTGGTGGTGGCTACATTGGAATGGAGTGTGCTGCATCATTAGTGATCAATAGGATGAATGTAACGATGGTTTTTCCAGAAGAACATTGCAGTAAGTACTTTTATTCTCTGATGCAGACCAAACGTTGTTGCATCTTTTATCTGTGTTGGGGCCTGGGGGGCATCTGTTCGATTTGTGGTGAGAGAGTTCTTGTAAGCAAATGGATcaatgcttttgttttttgcaGTGGCCCGATTATTCACACCCAAGATCGCAAGTTTTTATGAAGAATTTTACAAATCCAAAGGAGTGAAGTTTGTTTAAGGAACCATTTTGTCCTTGTTTGACATTGCCTCGAACAGGAAGGTAGATGTTAAATTCTTCTGGAATAACATGAACTTTGAGTGGTTATTGAGTTGCTTTCGTCAAAACAAATTCTGTACTTTCTTAAATCGAGAAAACATTGGTTCCATGGTTATACGTATACATTTTCTTTGAATTTGACGCgattgagatgctaaatttttcTGCTCAATTCTTGTACAGGTGACTGCTGTTAATCTTAGAGATGGAAGTAGTCTTCCTGCAGACGTGGTTGTTGTGGGAATAGGAATCCGTCCAAACAAGAGCCTGTTTGAAGGTCAACTAACGCTGGAGAAAGGTGGGATCAAAGTGAATGGAAAGATGCAGTCAAGTAATAGCTCAGTCTATGCAGTGGGAGATGTTGCCACATTTCCAGTAAAAGTATTTGGTGAGTCCCGAAGGCTTGAACACGTTGACTCAGCAAGAAAATCCGCAAGGCACGCTGTTACTGCAATTATGGAACGAAACCAAGTTGATGAATTCGACTATCTACCATTCTTTTACTCGAGAATCTTCACCCTGTCTTGGCAGTTTTACGGGGACAATGCAGGAGATGTAGTCCATTTCGGAGACTTCTCAGGAGGCACATTCGGGGCTTATTGGGTAAGAAAGGGTCAACTTGTCGGGTCTTTTCTCGAAGGCGGAACCAAGGAAGAGTATGAAGCTATAGCCAAGGCCACCAGGCAGAAGCCAGAAGTTGAGGACCTAGCCGAGTTGGAAAGGCAAGGTTTGGGTTTCGCATTGACAGTTAGCCAGAAACCACAGCCATCATCACCACCCCATGATGTTACAAGTTCTGGCATCGTTCAGGAGAGGCCAATGTACGCTTTTCATGCAACTGTCGGCGTTGTTGTGGCTGCATCGATAGCAGCGCTCGCGTATTGGTACGGAAGGAAGCGCCGGAGGTGGTGAGCAGATGTTTGGGGGCTGTACCATAACCGTGTTGTTGTGTGGTATTGATAGGTGTAAGTGATTGGGAGGTGCTTCAAATATTTGATCATATATATTGAGGAAGCAAAACTGTAGTTGAAAATAATGAATGAAATACAAAGAATTATATGCATACCTGTACCAAAATCTCTGGAATATGGGCTTTGGGCTTGAAACTATTAAGTTGGGCTGCCATATCAAATATCTGGATAGTTGATGTGGGCTTTAGTTGGACTGCCATATCAAATATCTGGAAAGGTAATGTGGGAAGAGATTTCTCTGCGTACGCAGAATACGGGACGGAAGGAGTCAGAGGCGGATTTCGTTAATTTATGAACAAGATCTATATAGACACATAGACCCATGGATCCATAACAATTGATAATTGAATCCAATTTTTCCCATTATTTTCGTATCTGTAATAGTGCGAAAAGAAGGCTCGACTCCAAGTTGTTCAAGAATAGTGGCGTTGAGTTTCACAATTGAATTGGATTCAGTTGGATGGTACCAACAAAATCGAGCGCTAAGGCCTATTTCTTATTGAATTAACCGAATGAATGTAGGACAAATATTTGAATGCTCGCTCGGGTTAGCCAGGGGGGGGTCTGCATTATCTTGGCCATATCAAATATATGGAAAGGTAATGTGGGGAGAGATTTCTCACTGTGCGCACAATACGGGGCAGAATGAGTCAGAGGTAAATAGAGATTTTGCACATTTTCGTTAATCCATGAACATGATCTGTATAGACACATAGACCCATGGATCCATAACAGTTGACAATTGAATccaatttttctcattttttttttcatatttgtgaGAGTACGAAAAGAAGGCCTGACTCCAAGTTGTTTAAGAATAGTGGCGTTGAGTTTCACAACTGAATTGGATTTAGTTGGATGGAACCAACGAAATCGAGCGCTAAGGCCTATTTCTTATTGAATTAACCGAATGGATGTAGGACATATATTTGAATGCTTGCTCGGGTTAGCAGGGGTCTGCATTATCTTGTCCATTTATGGCAATGTCATTCTTATGTGTGGCTCAACCAGGAAGGATTTATAAGAAGACCAAATGTCATTACACAACTAgagaaatatatttaaaaaaaaaaaaaagttcctcCAATTGTATGATGACATGTGCTGGCCTGTCTAAATACATGGTTTAAACTAATaataaattcataaaattaagtACACGGAGGGCATTTGGTCTAGTGGTATGATTCTCGCTTTGGGTGCAAGAGGTCCCGAGTTCGATTCTCGGAATGCCCCCTGTCTGTGacctttctgtttttttttcctattcaCATACCTTTTGTACCCCTGAAAAACGACGGAACTACTGTGCAATTTGAAGGAAAATTATCACAATTCACAAGGGTAAAATCGTCAACCAAAGGAAACCACCAGCTACAATATCACCCATGGACATTTTCGTTCCACAATTCCTTATCCTATCTTCTTCCcactctccatttctctctccctctctctctcagaccTCGAAAATCCACAACAATGGCTGCCACTCTCTCCACACTCACATTGGGCACTCCCTCCTACCCCGCCGCAACCTCCGCCTCCTCCTTCCCCTCCCACTCCCCCAAACCCACCCTCCAATTCCCCTTCAACCCCCAAAACCCTACCCTCACCCACCGCGCCACCCACATACGCCCCCTCGCCGCCGTCGGAGCCCCGGAAAAGATCGAGAAACTCGGCACCGACATCTCCAGCCTCACCCTCGAGGAGGCCCGCATCCTCGTCGACTACCTCCAGGACAAGCTCGGTGTCTCCGCCGCGGCTCTTGCCCCAGCCGCCGCGGTGGCTGTGGCGCCAGGAGCGGCCGAAGGCCCCGCCGTCGTGGAGGAGAAGACGGAGTTCGATGTCGTCATCGAGGACGTGCCGAGCAACGCGAGAATCGCGGTGATTAAGGCGGTGAGGGCGTTGACGAGCCTGGCGCTGAAGGAGGCGAAGGAGTTGATTGAGGGCTTGCCGAAGAAGTTCCGGGAAGGAATTTCGAAAGACGAGGCGGAGGAGGCGAAGAAGCAGCTGGAAGCCGCCGGGGCGAAGATTAACATTGTTTAATCATGAATTAGCGCTTAATTAATCCGGTTTGGGGATTTTAGCAAATGagctttgtttttgtgtacTTTTTATTTGGAATTGTAGGTGTTTAGCGATATGTCATTGCTCTCTTGCTTCAATTTTCTCAATGCAGTTGGAATTGTAATTTTAAGGTGAAGAATATATTTGATTGCTTTGCTTTTTGTAGTTTGATTTGTCATAGAAATTCAAATGTTATTTGTAGATTTCAATAAGGCGTCGATGTGTGTCTTCATTAACATGTTATCTACTAATGTTATGACCGGTATATCGATGATGTTGATGTTTGTTAGTATAAAAAACAAGATAATATGTGCCTTCATGAACATGTTACTTCAATACTTGGGTGCATGTCATACATTAGTCCATCGTAAAGTTTTCGTAAAATTAGTACTTGGTTATGTTGGGTGAGCTCTAGTGCATTGGAAAGAATGTTCTTTTGTGATCAAAATGTCACATAACAAAGATGGGACTGCGTACGATAGACGTTCCTCCCGATACCTCCAAAGTAAAAAGTCTTTTGACTTGGATCGCCCTAGTGCTTGATTATGTTGTTTGATTGTTTAGCTAGTGGAGCTAGAAGTGTACTTTGCTTGGCTTAGAGATGGTAAATTTGGGCACTTCTTATCACTTAGCAACGTTAATCTAGCTTTTTTGTTTAGTCCAATTTCCATCATATGCGTTTGGGTGGTGCACATTATTTCCTCATCCCTTTCATTGCTTCATGTACAAGTAGGAAGAGATCAACCTGCCCAAAAAGCCCATATTCTATTCTGTCTTTGGTATCGACATGTCGATAATTGCTTTGTCATTTTCTTGGGTTGAATCTGTGCGAGTTCATCCTAAAGAAAGCAAAGCGAACCCCTTCCAGTTCGAGACAAAAACTATGAGCAAAATTCTCCTTTGACTCGATAAAAGTACATTTGAAATTAGGAACCGTATATTCTTTTAAACTTTCAAGGTGGGAGAATGAATAAATTCTTAGACGAATGAATTACGTTTGTCTTTTCTATCATATGAAATGTATCTatacttatattatgacacgTGAAATAGAAAAAAATGTTCCGAGTTGAAAATTCTCTCTAAGAAAAGTCTCAAAACCTGTTACACCATAAAACAACGTCGTTGTAACCAGATGTTGGCTGGGATCACCAATCAGTAATTCAGGATCGCCTTTACGAGGGGATATAATGGCTACAAACAGAGGGCCCTTTAAcagttataataattgcaatcgttggatcaaatttcaacggtccgtATGATTTGCTCAGAAAGCTCAGCTTGCTAAGCTTAGAGGGGATCTAGTTCCAACCAAATCCACAACGGACACGTGGCGATCATCCACATCAAATCCGCGGCTTTTCATTTAACGTCAAAACATAATAGCTTTTCAGCCGTTTGATATCCCCAATGCGGCATCGAACCTGCGATCATGATTACTCCTCCTCGAAATCCCTATAGTAACAACCACATGGCCCCATAGTACAGCGAGTACGCTCCCAATCCATACTCTCGCGTCTACGCACTCCACCAACCCAAATGTCAGCTGGGCGGGCACAAAACGTGGAGATAGCCGATCTGCCAGAAAACGACAACAAGAGCGAAATAGCCGCTTCTTCTCAACTCCCACTCTCTCCTTCTCCACTCTCTCAgttcccaccaccaccaccac
This window harbors:
- the LOC126583524 gene encoding 50S ribosomal protein L12, chloroplastic-like, which codes for MAATLSTLTLGTPSYPAATSASSFPSHSPKPTLQFPFNPQNPTLTHRATHIRPLAAVGAPEKIEKLGTDISSLTLEEARILVDYLQDKLGVSAAALAPAAAVAVAPGAAEGPAVVEEKTEFDVVIEDVPSNARIAVIKAVRALTSLALKEAKELIEGLPKKFREGISKDEAEEAKKQLEAAGAKINIV